A window of Danio aesculapii chromosome 16, fDanAes4.1, whole genome shotgun sequence genomic DNA:
cccgggccatcgggcagtccttattgttgagccctgtcaGTGATATTCCAGAAATCCCATGACCTGTGTCATTTAAGCCATGGATATTATAGGCAATATGAAACCTGAAGCAGGATAATCCCATTATTTTACTTAGTCTTCGTTTAGACCAGGGTTGCCCaaactgtcctggagggccggtgtcctgcatttTTTTAGTTACAACCccgaaccagctaatcaagctctttctaggtatgctAAAACTTCCAGGCtaagtgtgttgaaggaagttgaagctaaactatgcaggataccggccctccaggactgagtttggacactcctggttTAGACCGACCTTAAACAAttctagtagggctgcacaatatattgtttcaccaTCGATAACGCAATGTGCACATTCGCAAAAGTCTCATGTCACATCGCAAAGATGTGCAATGTTAAGTCTAAATTATATTtgagcaggagctacagaattgtatttaattacatggaatttatatgatttaagcactgtaaaacccagctttatcaaatgaaagttaattctactcatttgaaaagagttttgaactcagtgttgaagataatgagttaattaaatacctcatgacttcaacttaaatggagtaagttcacagtactcatatagattaattttttaactaaaatgttttgtagcaattggtttcctcaaactgtttgaCCCGCCTTactcagtactcagttggtttgagttctcttcatttattgagttttactgtgctcaaattgcttcatttactcaaatggattaagttcccAGTACTCATTAaggttagtttttaaacttaaatggtttgttgcaattggtttcctcaagtGCTTTGAGTTACTTGAACTTCaatgtgcaaaaaaaatcttatttagaatttttgtcttgtttcttgtccaaatatctacatttcaaagtgaaaaccagattatttcacttactccactggcagataatttggcttgttttaaggaaaatcacTTAACTATGACATATTTTTTgacggtgaaaacaaaacaatatttttacttgctctaagaatcttttaatatttggactggaaacgagacaaagtaagaaaagcatttttattgtgattattcagtttctgtacctgaatactgttagactccctagaaaaccatcaaatagtgctattcaaactatcttgtgaaactgtattcatcgCAATATTTAAtcgctgaaaaataaaacatcacaatatcagatttttccaatatcgtgcagccctaaattctagtgttttttttaataagtgtCCAAATTTGTAATTGAATCCTTAATGCTAAATAGTCTTGCAAAACATGACATACTGGAAAATGAACTTGATGCTGAATATTCTGCATGAAGTGTCATTTAGTATTGATTTATAAATGACCTGTTGCTCTTTCTCGGCAGGTTTGTGACATCTCTGCTAGATCATCAACATCTATTCAAAACTGACAGTTCTTGGAAATAAGTATGAATTAATGCTTTTTTGACTGTGAATCTCACTCATGTATTTTTGAAATTACagcacacaataaaaaaaaagaattaaaatcctAATATATGGTTTCTTCTTTATTGCACATTTCAGTAACTCATTTTagattgaaaatgaaataatCCTCTAATAAGCTTTACCAGTAATGCAATAGATGTGAAAGCATTTGATTAATTTGCTTCCACAtgtaagaaacaaaaacaaaccaaacattttttgttgtgataTGATTGTCAAGGCTCAACTTGTTTCCCAAAAAAGGTTTGGCATCATAAGTAGCTGATAAATGAATCACGAGGACGATCAGGATGACCAAAGGAAAACATTTAGGGAAAGTTaagggcatagttcacccaaatctgaTAAATTTACTTACCTTCAAGTagatttgtttttctgttgaacacaaaagaagatattttgaggaatgtttgaAACCAGTAGTCATTGACTTCcacaataggaaaaacaaatactatggaagtcagtggttacaggtttctaacatttttcaaaatatcttcttgtgacACAATTcatttttcccaacacaaatcaattacattaacttaaatgttttatgttcaatccatttaaatatgtaaaaacatttgtcagctcattttaaataagtagttttgagcagcaaaaatattttcttaagtGAGGTGTGTGACacatgaagggtgagtaaatgaatttTCAGttatgtgtgaactatccctttaagagatcCCACCAGAGTTTGGCGATGCTTTTTTGAGCGTCTCTTCTGCCCTCTTGTGTTTCTGCAGCGTGACCTGCAGCTGCCAGTACCTGAGATACAGCCACATCAGATTCCCATTCCTACGCTTATCCATGTTCAGCAAATCCGCACAGTGTTTGTCATTCTTAAAAATATCCCTGAGATCTTCCTCTAGGTGGAGCTCGGCGCCCAGTGGGTGTTTAGCCACCTTCAGCAGCAGGTTCTTCTCCATCTCCAGACGCTGCTCTCGTGGGAAGAGGATGCTGCAGAAAGCCTCCTGTCTCTCCACCAGCTGCACCTCCAGCTCCTGCAGCAGATCCTGAGCCCGCTGCTGCCACTGCTGCTCCCTCCGCAGGGCATCCCGCAGCGCCGTCCCGGCTACTCCAGACTGCAGCAAGCGGCTCTTCTCCTGCTTCAAGTCCTGTTGCTCCTGCTGGAGGTGCTTGCGTTCCTCCATCAGCTGCTGGCTGTGAGAGATCAGGGTTTTCCTGTAGCCTTGTACCCGCTGGCGCTCCTTCTCGAGCTCGAGCTCCAGGTGTGCTGCCGTTCGCTGGTTTTCCGTCAGCGTCTCCCTGTATTTCAGCTCCAGGTCTCTGGTAATCTCTGCCACGTCGCTGTCGTACTTCTTCTTCACATCTTGAATCTGGCTTTGGGATTCTCGAGTCCATATCCAGCctggttgaaaaaaatatatacggttgaagtcaaaattattagcaaggattttttcatagtatttcataTAGTgttttttctcatttgttttattttggctagaataaaaaagtggcttataatctttaaaaaaaagaaattataacCAATATTAACCAATAGTATTAGCCCCCGTATGCATAATTtcttttcaattgtctacagaacaaaccacagatatacaatgacttgcctaattacccttgcctaatgacttgcctgattaacctagtaaagcttttaaatgtaagctgaatactagtatcttgaaaatatctagtaaaatattatttactgtcatcatagtaaagaaaaaagaaatgagttatttaaacgaTTAGGTTTAGAAATTtgataaatctcttttttttcattaaaaagaaattggggaaaaagataTACAGgaggataataattcaggaggaataataattctgactttaactctatATGCCATCAGATgttatgaaaaatgtattttgaaatagCCATCAAGTCAATAGTATTTTACAGTGCCCTTAtagctaaattaattattaaaaccattataagTGATGTTGAGAGGGATTGTTcagcaaaaactgaaaattctgtaatcGTTTACTCACTTTTGACAAACctcacattattcaaaatatcttattttgtgttcaacaggaaaaagaaagtcaattgttttaaactacttcaaggagagtaaatagagagtaaatagtgagtaaatttaaatttttaggtgaacaatcaCTTTGACAAAGCAAGgatgtaaatatataattgattatttttggagaaactcttgtttattttagttttgctgttttagtttttcagttttaaaaataataataataataataataattcttagggtcaatattattagccctcctaataACTTAtgttttttgattggctacagaacaaaccactgttgtccaatgactaatgacctaattaacctaattcgCCTAGTTAACATATTAAACTTAAGACAAATTGTGTGTTttagctgaacactagtatcttgcaaaacatctactaaaatattaaaatcaatccaATTTGGAAAAATTAGTTGCCAAGGACGTTAAGATTATTTTAATCTAAATGACTAAAAATCATAAACATGGTCACTCTGTATACTACTCCTAAAATgaacagtgttatttatttatttattttaatttccccAATTTCCACTCAATTAAACTCTTTACCGTTGCTTATATCTTGACTGTTATGGctttttattctttatatatacatttgtataaatacaaaattattagccctcctgtgattttcttttttaaatatttcccaaatgatgtttaacacagcgaggatttttttttttctgtatttcctataatattttttcttctggaaaaagtcttatttgttttatttcggctagaataaaaacaggttttaattttttaagccattttaaggtcaatattattagccagcaatattttttccgactgtctacagaacaaaccactattaaacaatgacttgcttaattaccctaccttgcctaaataacccagttaagcttttaaatgttactttaagctgaatactggtgtcttaaaaaatatctagtaaaatattagttactgtcatcatggtaaagacaaaataaatcagttattagaaatgagtcattaaaactattgtttagaaatgtgttctacGAAAAATctcctttttgttcaacagaaaatataCAGAGATTAATaattcatgagggctaataattctgagtttaacAGTATATAAACACTCACGAAATGCTGCCAGCCCGATCATGGGCACCAGCAGGGCATAGTTCCATCTCCCTCCGTCATCTCCTGCAGGCTCCGGTCTAATATTCCATCTTGGAGGATCATTCAGGTTGTTCATGGAGAAACCCTGGTAAGAAAATGAAAGTATGCACACAATTGGTTGGAAGAATGAGTCTCAATTTCAGTAATGTGCTAATGTGTAACCCGAAACAACAACAATCACCTCGCAAgcagtaaacaataataatataacgtTACTGTCTGTGTGCAAGTACATAGagaaacatactgtacatatcaATGTATGACATCAATGACAGAATATAGTCATGACATTTATGACCTGAAACTTTCGACCTGCTTAAGCTGCAAGCCATGCATTTAACAGCTATTATACAGACCAGTTCACATTTCACTTTTGAAACGTGCTCGCTTTGCTTACCTTGAACAGTCTTTTGCATGAGATCCTTCCCGACAGGCTGGACGATTATACAATTCCATTAAAAACATCCGACATCCATTTATCTTTTTATAGGGGAGTCCAATcgatttattattatatgattcaTATTAAATGCTTTGTGTGCAACTATAATTAGTCTTTACATGAATtgacataaaatgtttttatattgttggCTTCCAAGACATCTTTATTACACAAACTACATTAAACACAACCGTGTTGACTCTTTATCTCCCTTATCTTTAACGTTTTGGTACAGTCCGGAGACGGGCCCGGTGGAGAGATTCTAGATCGTCGCACTTGCGTAGGAGAAACGCAGAGGATTCGGATCTCGTACTTGTCAGAACTTGAAAACTAAATTTGTTCGTGTTTAAAAACTGTTACGTTGTTGTTTTCTGTGGGTTATTAACCATGTGCAACTGACATATGCCATGTTAAAATCACATTTCTGTAGATTAATGCAATGATGAAATTATACAAATGACTAGTAAGAACAGTTGTGTTTGTATTGGTCACGCTATTTTCAATCAAATATGTAGTTATTAAATAGCAAAGTGCTTATTCGGGATTTCTCCAGGCGTTATGAAATGAAATTCAAACTTTTTATAGAAAGGCATGTTGTCTAAACAAGCAGATCATGATATAAATTAGCAGCACTTAACGATTTGAGATCCTCATAACTCTTATTTGTACACTAGTTTCGaaatactgctcacattcattttcatttcggcttagtctctttattaatctggggtcgccacagcggaatgaactgccaacttatccagcatatgttctacacagtagatgctcttccagccgcaatcaatcactgggaaacacccatacactctcattcacacacatacacgatcaatgtgtgtaaatgaatattaaatataaaacagtcaaatataatttatttaatattaaatataaacaattcacctgtaccacgtcttttggatttgtgggggaaactggagcacttggaggaaacccacgcgaacacggggagaacatgcaaactccacacagaaacgtcaactgacccagccgaggctcgaaccagtgaccttcttgctatgaggcgaatgtgctacccactgcatcgccTGCTCACAAACACTATAAGATGAATGTAACACACTTACGATCACACtacaaagaaagaaatgtattttatttttgtctttatctAGTGCAAATGTCTAAAGATTGTCTAGTTTTCTGTGAAAGATCgaaaataagctgttttaataaaatagaaaatatcttCTAATTCTCTGAGAAAATGTAAGTAATTTTCATACCCCATGGACAgccgtttgtttttgttttaaatataaacacacacacactcacgcagaataacatgcaaaaaaaaaaaaaactgcttaatttTCATTGGACTTTATGCAAAACACATCTAATTATATACATCTTGGATATATCTCTCGTTCAGCCTCAGAACTGTTTACTCCACCTCACCCTACCCCCTCTCATCCCGTTTTTGCACTGCTATTTGTCATCttaacaggggcgtagcaaccggggggacatgtccccctcacttttagagccagaccatttagaaacaggtgattaataattacatGAATGTAAACTGTTGGATCTTATTCAGCTGTCCCcgccacttttaaaatgtccgctacgcccctgcatcTTACATCTTCATATTACATATTGTGTCCCTTGTTCTACCTCAGAATTGTTTACTCACCCTGCCCCGTCCCCCCATCCTGTATTTTGCACTACTATTTATTTCTCATCTTACATTTACATATTGTATATGCCTCTCGTTCTACCTCAGAACGGTTTACTTCACCTCTCCCTATCCCCTAATTTGCACCACTGTTTATCATCTAGTTATTTCTACTGTAACTTGTTTAGCGTCATTTGTATTGTAAGGATATTTTACACGCTTGCACTGAGTAGTGAGATGCACTAATCTCATCGCACATGTATATAATGTGCATTGTATATGTGTACAGTGACATCAAAAGGCATTCTATTATATGCATGCATGTCACATACACACTCGCATATATAACATGTCAAATTTAATGCCATGACTTGATTTGAAGCTTTAAACTGTGTGGCTTTTAAACACATTCATCTAAATTTAACCTTAGCTAAGATGATATATAGAGTGTTTCAAGGAGCAAAGCAATGATCTAAAAAACAGTTATCTACTCTAATAAAAATCTTCAGAGAAAATCTTCAGTTAATGAAACGGAAACAGAtttcttatttaacaaaacaaaggTTTTTTTATTTCACTGCAATCACAAGCTAAACCAATATGGACGTTTTCTGTTGCGTTCGACTATCCGCTTGCCCTGATCTGCATCAGATGGCTTTTCACTGTCATACAACACCACAGACTCGACAGCGGGAGCTTTCAGAGGTCCACCTTCCATCACAGATATTTGCCTCCTTATGTTGGTTGTCTCCTTGCTGATCTTTTCATAACAGAATCCACAAAGAGTGTGCTTCAGTTTCATGTTTCCACACTCTACACATGGCTCAATGTTGTACTGGAAGAGAGAAGAACATAAAAATGCAGTTTAGCAGTTTACTACATCAGAGTATAtcatacagttgcaatcagaattattagcccccctgaattattagcccccgtgtttattttttcccccaatttctgtttaatggagagaagattttttcaacacatttctaaacataaataataactcatttctaataactgatttcttttacctttgccatgatgacagtaaataatatttgactagatatttttcaagacacttctatacagcttaaagtgacatttaaaggcttaactaggttaattaagttaactaggcaggttagggtaataaggcaagttattgtataacgatggtttgttctgtagactatcgaaaaaataaacagcttaaaggggctaataattttgacctcaaaatgaccattaaaaataaaaaactgcttttattctagccgaaaataatacaaataagactttctcaacaagaaaaaatattatcagacatactgtgaaaatttccttgctctgttaaacatcatttgggaaatattaaaaaagaaaacaaattcaatgggggctattaattctgacttcaactgtaatgaaAGCTGTTTTCTGCTCTAGTTAGAGACAAAACAATGAGATTCTACCTTgacttttatcattttatttgggTTTCGTCTTCTACAGCGGTTCACTTCAATGGTTCTTCTCTTTTTAGGTGCTGCCATCCAAAAGATACTGTCCATAAAACTGGGCTGAGAGTTTTCTTCATTGCTGCTGTGATGGGGCTGAGGAAGAACGCTGGGACCATTTACTGCAAGAGCTGGACCTAAAAAAACAAAGGTTTATGATATATGATTCAGTCAGTTTTGACCTAAAGAAATGattatcattatatttttttaactggGTAAAGGGTTTTGACTTGTTAAAGAATAACAGACCcatattaaaatacaaacagAAACATTTAATTGATTGAAATATTAGTTGCTTTTTTACTATCATGTAAATAGTTAGTtacttttgtcattttatttccaTTTACATGTCTGTTAAAATGTTTGTAgcagtaattaaataaatgaataaataattataggataattaataaataaataaaaagtaaaaaataagacgtagaaaacaataatttaaaaataaatatttagataaataggatgtcacggtggcgcagtgggtagcacgattggttcacagcaagaaggtcgctggttcgagtcccgggtgggtcagtaggcatttctgtgtggagtttgcatgttctccccgtgttcgcttgggtttcctgggtgctccagtttcccccacagtctgaagacatgcgctacaggtgaattgaagaaactatattggctgtagtgtatgtgtgtgaatgcaagatgggctgtggctggaagggcatctgctgcgtaaaacatatgctggataatttggcggttcattccactgtggcgacccctgattaataaaggaactaagctgaaaagaaaattaataaattaatgaattaaaataaatagcaataataataataatagtatattttgacattttactcAGTTTATCCCCTTTGTGAGCTGTATTTGGAGTTTTGTTTTCAGTGTAGCTTGTCTCGTTGCAGATtggctgattttattttttatcttttctcTTACATATACATTGTCAAAATgatacaattattatcatcatcatgtatgtatttaattgtttagATTCAAACCTTGAAAATGTATTAACtgcttttataaattatataagttTGAGTTATAATgagttataatttgagttatagTTAAGTttgtttaagttaagttaagtttgtTTTGAGTTAAGTTTGAGTTATAATTATGTAAGTTTGAGTTGTGGGAGAAGATggttagttattaaaaatgtatttctttcttaagtaaatacaaaaacaattaaaaaataaataggacaaataaatataactaagattaaagtatgaataaaatacaatatcaTAATTAGAAGAATATTATTTGTGTAATTAAGCACAGCATTTATTGGTTCTTTTTACTACATGGATTGTTATTACAACCATCATTTTGGGATGACTTGTCTCACACAGgaattttcatatttgacatCTACAACATTgaacgtgtgcgtgtgtgtgcgtgtgtgtgtgtgtgtgtgtgtgtgtgtgtgtgtaagctatattatacacacacacaaacgaacaaacgaactggttaatcagaaaaataaatagatcCTAACTTCATCTTAAGTATATTAGTAGTGTTTAAAATATCGGTGATATGAGTGCAGGGCAGTGTAACACgacacatttattataaatattttcactCACCTAAGCTGTCAAATCCAGCCGCTTGTGCTAAACGGAGTTCCAGACGATGCAACGAACGCCCGAGAAACTGGAGCAAACCCAATACTGTCATTGTGTTcggtattttatttcagttcaatgCAGCATGTACAGTTCAAACATCCTCACGGTCAAACGTAAAAAGATCCACTGCGCCTGCGCGTGATTATTTTTCACCATTACATTCTGGGATTTGTAGTACAAcgattaaaaaagaaataatttcgGGCGGGTGAGAGCGAAATGTGTTcaatagttaaataaatgaataacaaataaGTATTTTACTACTATATTAGTCCAATCAGTgcatagtaaaaacaaaaaacaaaatgtgacatatttaattatcttaaactACAATACCCACAATTCGTTAGGCAATAGCAGTAACTCTTTGAACCAATCAGATCAATTAACCGCCTTGCGTCACTTCCCCAACAGTCAGACACAGCCATGGCAGAAAGAGGGTACAGTTTCTCCCTCACCACTTTCAGGTAATAAATCTAATGATTTGATTATATTCAACATATTTATGATAATGAAACGAATGTATATTTTAGCGAATATCTAAAACTGATTCTTGAGGAGAGCGTTAGGCATATAAACGTGTTTATTCTTATCTAAGCGCAGATGCAGAGTCACTGTTGTTTGTGATGCAGTGCTGCTTTCATTCACGtgcattaaacataataaatacattgaaTTAATCGCTTAATGCTTTACAGAGCGACAAATTAAACAATTTTCTAATCAAAGCACTCACTTGGCTCACTTAAgctttttattattgattaattgaaCAAAATAACGTATTggctttactttcactttcactgtaTAATGGAAACCTGTTCCTGTAGGTGCATTTATATAACTTATGCATGTACACGAATAAACTTAGTTTCTGAAGACCATTTAATGTCTATTTATATATAAAGTACAAATAATAGAATACAACTAAAACAACAGTTTGTCTTATTTATGGACAACAGTATGTGATATTTGTGTAAAAGTACACTAATGTTTTAATTTATCCAATTTAATAggattatttgcatattttagcTTTTACAAATGCGTTGTGCATGTCATAGCAAAGGAAAAAGGTtaaagtagtagtattagtagacttttttttctttgtcaaactTGTTTTAAGCAATAAACTAATATTTATTGGCTTAAATTATCACAGTATTCTTCTTTGCATAGGGTTTGtaaatattgtgtgtgttttccattTCCAGCCCTTCTGGAAAGTTGGTCCAGATTGAATATGCTCTGGCGGCTGTAGCGGCTGGTGCTCCTTCAGTTGGAATTAAAGGTTAAAACAATATATgttcttatttattatattaatttttcaTGGTTTATAAAACTTGAATACtataaataatactataataaaaagaaaaataaatacttgTCCACCGCCCAGGCAAGATGTATGTGACtttatttcttaattatttttttaaaattatttctttaTAGCTGAAACCTGTAGTTTATTTAAGGTTTTACCATGTACTTATTCTGAATTTCATTTCCGTGAGT
This region includes:
- the ccdc127a gene encoding coiled-coil domain-containing protein 127a, coding for MNNLNDPPRWNIRPEPAGDDGGRWNYALLVPMIGLAAFRWIWTRESQSQIQDVKKKYDSDVAEITRDLELKYRETLTENQRTAAHLELELEKERQRVQGYRKTLISHSQQLMEERKHLQQEQQDLKQEKSRLLQSGVAGTALRDALRREQQWQQRAQDLLQELEVQLVERQEAFCSILFPREQRLEMEKNLLLKVAKHPLGAELHLEEDLRDIFKNDKHCADLLNMDKRRNGNLMWLYLRYWQLQVTLQKHKRAEETLKKASPNSGGIS
- the mrpl32 gene encoding 39S ribosomal protein L32, mitochondrial codes for the protein MTVLGLLQFLGRSLHRLELRLAQAAGFDSLGPALAVNGPSVLPQPHHSSNEENSQPSFMDSIFWMAAPKKRRTIEVNRCRRRNPNKMIKVKYNIEPCVECGNMKLKHTLCGFCYEKISKETTNIRRQISVMEGGPLKAPAVESVVLYDSEKPSDADQGKRIVERNRKRPYWFSL